The following are from one region of the Meiothermus sp. Pnk-1 genome:
- a CDS encoding Wzz/FepE/Etk N-terminal domain-containing protein, producing MNETAQGQDEISLRDLYLVLKRNARTILAVPLGAALVTFAISTILPKTYRSQVNLSLSVTSQQQLSGQILANLPSLSGLAGSFQDLLATRELAQTLGVANPASRYQAKFDDKTGVWKLSAKGSSPEEAKRAAEKLLATARDFLEGRLTQTVNSNLAALLAQARIDAEGAQLGLQEIKKALANTSPTAGADAAVAAALESQGVNPLVARASSPAYASLKLQEANLRSQLAQAQARIETYSRLAQNPQEIRALVGQAIQIQILIPPTEPLRPASPKPLLYAAIAAALGLFLGVFWAFLAEALAPGRPEAEAAHTPPSVKETVRLP from the coding sequence CTGCGCGATCTGTACCTGGTGCTCAAGCGCAACGCCCGGACTATCCTCGCCGTCCCGCTGGGAGCTGCCCTGGTCACCTTCGCCATCAGCACGATCCTCCCCAAAACCTACCGCAGCCAGGTCAACCTCAGCCTCTCGGTAACCAGCCAGCAACAGCTCTCCGGCCAGATCCTGGCCAACCTGCCCTCGCTGAGCGGGCTGGCGGGCTCTTTCCAAGACCTGCTGGCGACCCGGGAGCTGGCCCAAACCCTCGGCGTGGCCAACCCCGCCTCGCGCTACCAGGCCAAGTTCGACGATAAGACCGGCGTCTGGAAGCTCTCGGCCAAGGGCTCGAGCCCCGAGGAGGCCAAGCGCGCCGCCGAAAAGCTCCTCGCCACCGCCCGCGATTTTCTGGAGGGCCGGCTGACCCAGACGGTAAACAGCAACCTGGCCGCTTTGCTGGCCCAAGCGCGCATCGACGCCGAGGGCGCCCAGCTCGGCCTCCAGGAGATCAAAAAAGCCCTGGCCAACACCTCCCCTACCGCAGGCGCCGACGCCGCGGTGGCCGCAGCGCTGGAGTCGCAAGGGGTGAACCCCTTGGTGGCCCGCGCGTCTAGCCCAGCCTACGCCTCGCTCAAGCTGCAGGAAGCCAACCTGCGCTCCCAGCTGGCCCAGGCCCAAGCCCGGATCGAGACCTACTCGCGGCTCGCCCAAAACCCCCAGGAGATCCGCGCCCTGGTCGGCCAGGCCATACAGATCCAGATCCTAATCCCCCCGACTGAGCCCCTGCGCCCGGCCTCGCCCAAACCCCTGCTCTACGCCGCGATCGCCGCCGCGCTGGGGCTGTTCCTGGGGGTGTTTTGGGCCTTTTTGGCAGAAGCCTTGGCGCCGGGCAGGCCCGAAGCGGAGGCGGCGCATACTCCCCCATCCGTCAAGGAGACCGTGCGCTTGCCCTGA